Proteins encoded in a region of the Stieleria neptunia genome:
- a CDS encoding WD40 repeat domain-containing protein translates to MNSSASAPDKPRSLGRLIRFAIISIAIVAFCVWMIFPPLETLRFQKYTVAATQPLSLPLVSLPDVGSRPILAFSADGQWAAYLSKRASGVDEELESQITVIDVQTGTPTAGPLAVVGSRTPPHLDFSRDGHFLAAAGATDVRVWDLRDSRLVTTITLPDVRLQSRRFVAISSDGARVATSLQPPDGDPGLWIFDCETGTPLIELERTAGTANDDRFVFHPTKNQLIGAADSDTANSHLCVWDAESGKVVQEVVAREDCQTLAFALSPGGDRVAVAMYHGTREYYPYATTIFDVETWTPVTKIDNGNYVFWLAISPDGNHVSLVDGSGVASLWSTATGIRLQNFQLGLPSATAFSGEDGALLLVTHSDDQPESAEIVTLRASE, encoded by the coding sequence ATGAATTCCTCCGCTTCGGCGCCCGACAAGCCGCGGTCGCTGGGTCGCTTGATTCGCTTTGCCATCATTTCAATCGCGATCGTGGCTTTCTGTGTTTGGATGATCTTTCCGCCCCTGGAGACGCTGCGGTTTCAGAAATACACGGTCGCGGCGACTCAGCCCTTGTCGCTTCCGTTGGTCTCGCTGCCCGATGTCGGGTCACGACCGATCCTGGCGTTTTCGGCCGATGGGCAATGGGCTGCCTATTTGTCAAAACGGGCCAGTGGCGTCGATGAAGAGCTTGAATCACAGATCACCGTCATCGACGTGCAAACGGGAACGCCCACGGCGGGGCCGCTGGCGGTGGTGGGTTCCCGCACGCCGCCGCACTTGGACTTCAGCCGCGACGGACACTTTTTGGCCGCCGCCGGTGCGACGGACGTCCGCGTCTGGGACCTTCGCGATTCGCGGTTGGTCACGACCATCACGCTGCCCGATGTTCGTCTGCAATCTCGCCGTTTTGTCGCGATCAGCAGTGACGGAGCGCGGGTCGCGACGTCGCTTCAACCGCCCGATGGAGATCCCGGGCTGTGGATCTTTGACTGTGAAACGGGAACGCCGTTGATCGAATTGGAGCGAACCGCGGGCACGGCCAACGACGATCGATTCGTTTTCCACCCCACGAAAAATCAGTTGATCGGGGCTGCCGATTCCGACACCGCGAACTCCCATTTGTGCGTCTGGGATGCGGAGTCCGGGAAGGTGGTGCAAGAGGTCGTGGCCAGGGAGGATTGTCAAACGCTCGCGTTTGCATTGAGCCCGGGCGGCGATCGGGTGGCCGTGGCGATGTATCACGGGACGCGCGAATACTATCCCTACGCAACGACGATCTTTGACGTGGAAACCTGGACGCCCGTCACGAAAATCGACAACGGAAACTACGTGTTCTGGTTGGCGATCAGCCCCGATGGCAACCACGTTTCGCTCGTCGATGGCAGCGGCGTGGCCTCGCTGTGGTCCACCGCGACCGGCATTCGATTGCAAAACTTTCAACTGGGGCTGCCCAGTGCGACCGCGTTCAGCGGAGAGGATGGCGCGTTGTTATTGGTCACCCATTCCGACGACCAGCCCGAGTCGGCGGAGATCGTGACCTTACGAGCGAGCGAGTGA
- a CDS encoding class I SAM-dependent methyltransferase, translating into MPTAISPAGRSGSSPSVPALAPPDSAPPDSAPSDSAPPSFAERVWCVLKAWVRNPTEVATLCPSSPFLREHLADRDCVRQASRVIELGPGDGGTTQALLASMRDDARLLAIEKTDAFAESLGAINDPRLTVEIADACDLIEIVTRHDFGKADVAISGIPFSHLPPMVAKQITQSVHEVLRPGGVFIAYQLASDVKDYARPLFGPPKTEIIPVNLPPLQSFVWTKIENDQSDAAEG; encoded by the coding sequence ATGCCCACCGCCATTTCCCCCGCCGGTCGATCCGGATCGTCCCCCTCCGTTCCCGCTTTGGCCCCGCCTGACTCGGCACCGCCTGACTCGGCACCGTCTGACTCGGCCCCGCCTTCGTTCGCCGAGCGGGTTTGGTGCGTGTTGAAAGCGTGGGTGCGGAACCCGACGGAGGTCGCCACGCTTTGCCCCAGTTCGCCGTTCTTGAGGGAACACCTGGCCGATCGCGATTGTGTCCGCCAGGCAAGTCGCGTCATCGAGCTTGGACCGGGAGACGGTGGAACGACGCAAGCCCTGTTGGCGTCGATGCGCGACGACGCCCGGTTGCTGGCGATCGAGAAAACGGATGCCTTCGCCGAATCGCTCGGTGCCATCAACGACCCGCGGCTGACCGTTGAAATCGCCGACGCGTGCGATCTGATCGAGATCGTGACACGGCACGATTTCGGCAAGGCCGACGTGGCGATCTCGGGGATCCCTTTCAGCCACTTGCCGCCGATGGTCGCCAAGCAGATCACCCAATCGGTCCACGAAGTCCTTCGCCCCGGCGGCGTGTTCATCGCCTATCAATTGGCGTCCGATGTGAAAGACTACGCCCGCCCGTTGTTCGGTCCCCCCAAGACAGAAATCATCCCGGTGAACCTGCCGCCACTTCAGTCGTTTGTCTGGACCAAGATCGAAAACGATCAATCGGACGCCGCAGAGGGGTGA
- a CDS encoding OadG family protein, translated as MLATTVFSATVLSVFGNLLALDEIAVRGLSIAVAGMLIVMFALTFISLFIAASPRILAAVAKVYPEPVERHRKRPDPKGLNGDDEAVLAAIGFVLHTEFQRQCAAENAAKKNG; from the coding sequence ATGCTTGCGACAACAGTGTTTTCGGCGACAGTCCTGTCGGTTTTCGGCAACCTCTTAGCGCTTGACGAGATAGCCGTTCGCGGCCTTTCCATTGCCGTGGCAGGCATGCTGATCGTGATGTTTGCGCTCACCTTCATCAGCCTTTTCATCGCCGCATCACCCCGCATTCTCGCCGCGGTCGCCAAGGTCTATCCGGAGCCTGTCGAGCGGCATCGCAAGCGACCGGATCCGAAGGGGCTGAATGGTGACGACGAAGCCGTTCTGGCGGCAATCGGATTTGTGCTGCACACCGAGTTTCAGCGTCAGTGCGCGGCCGAGAACGCGGCGAAGAAGAACGGATGA
- a CDS encoding sulfatase family protein, which translates to MTKLLFRQPDRLPQIATLITTVLLACCACQARADRPNILWIYVDDMSDWMGCYGDTVAETPHIDSLADGGVMFTRAYMPAPVCSTTRSALITGTMQTTHGLHQHRTMIKKPLPDGVVTVPELFRDAGYLTFNEAKDDYNFARDRDILYSPDFNRPSRKQVNSHMIGRDVSWLKQLQGKPFFGQIQLKGGKIEGETGSKYPAPSRVTEDQVTVPPQYPDHPVFRNAIARHYEQIAETDAQVGAILSALKQYGLWDNTAVFFFTDHGSPLPRAKQFLYEDGTKVPLVVHWPSGTDRIARRGQTRSDLVSGIDITTTSLGLAGIDIPAFMEGRDLFADDFQPRRYVISARDRMGNAIDRIRTVRSGNFRYIRNYKTDRALYQPQYRENYATFTTLRKLLAAGKLSPLQASYYDAEHRPEEELYDLRTDPHQTINLAMKTEYDSVLKEHRRQLQRWQDATDDKGRYPESRESLRLVFKSSAGRCVSPEYDFLKPESTK; encoded by the coding sequence ATGACAAAATTGCTCTTTCGGCAACCTGATCGCTTGCCCCAGATCGCGACGCTGATCACCACAGTGCTTTTGGCATGCTGTGCCTGCCAGGCCCGGGCGGATCGTCCCAATATCTTATGGATCTATGTCGACGACATGAGCGACTGGATGGGTTGCTACGGCGACACGGTTGCCGAAACGCCCCACATCGACAGCCTGGCCGACGGCGGCGTGATGTTCACCCGTGCCTACATGCCGGCGCCGGTGTGTTCGACCACCCGATCGGCTTTGATCACCGGTACGATGCAGACGACCCACGGTCTGCATCAACATCGCACGATGATCAAAAAACCGTTGCCCGACGGGGTGGTGACCGTCCCGGAACTGTTTCGAGATGCCGGTTACCTGACGTTCAACGAAGCAAAAGACGACTACAACTTCGCCCGCGATCGCGACATCCTGTACTCGCCGGATTTCAATCGCCCGTCGCGCAAACAAGTCAACAGCCACATGATCGGCCGCGACGTGTCCTGGTTGAAACAATTGCAAGGCAAACCGTTCTTCGGCCAAATTCAACTCAAGGGCGGCAAGATCGAAGGCGAAACGGGATCCAAATACCCGGCGCCCAGCCGGGTCACCGAAGACCAGGTGACTGTGCCGCCGCAGTATCCCGATCACCCCGTGTTCCGAAACGCCATCGCACGGCACTACGAACAGATCGCCGAAACCGACGCACAAGTCGGAGCCATCCTGTCGGCGTTGAAGCAGTACGGCCTGTGGGACAACACCGCCGTGTTCTTCTTCACCGACCACGGCAGCCCGCTGCCGCGAGCCAAACAGTTCTTGTACGAGGACGGCACCAAGGTTCCCCTGGTGGTCCACTGGCCGAGCGGCACCGATCGGATCGCCCGGCGTGGTCAAACACGGTCGGACCTGGTCAGCGGAATCGACATCACCACAACGTCTCTCGGGCTGGCGGGAATCGACATCCCCGCGTTCATGGAGGGACGCGATCTGTTCGCCGACGACTTTCAACCACGTCGGTACGTGATCTCAGCCCGCGACCGGATGGGCAACGCAATCGACCGCATCCGTACCGTGCGTTCGGGCAACTTTCGCTACATCCGAAACTACAAAACCGATCGCGCCCTGTACCAGCCACAGTACCGCGAAAACTATGCCACGTTCACCACACTTCGCAAGCTGCTCGCCGCCGGGAAACTCAGCCCGTTGCAGGCGTCCTATTACGACGCGGAACATCGCCCCGAAGAAGAGCTGTACGATCTGAGAACGGATCCCCACCAGACGATCAACCTGGCGATGAAAACCGAATACGATTCCGTGCTGAAAGAACATCGCCGGCAACTGCAACGGTGGCAGGACGCGACCGACGACAAGGGACGCTATCCCGAAAGCCGCGAGTCGTTGCGGTTGGTGTTCAAATCGTCCGCAGGCAGATGTGTTTCGCCGGAGTATGACTTTCTGAAGCCAGAGTCAACGAAGTAA
- a CDS encoding FAD-binding domain-containing protein: MVLHHVKGMKDNGDFVRHWLPELANVPNSHVHRPWEMSREQQQQSNCVIGVDYPTPIVDLLASAEHHEMLYRAATE, encoded by the coding sequence ATGGTGCTCCATCACGTCAAAGGCATGAAAGACAACGGGGACTTCGTCCGGCACTGGCTGCCGGAGCTTGCCAATGTCCCGAACTCACACGTCCATCGTCCGTGGGAAATGTCACGCGAACAACAGCAGCAATCGAATTGTGTGATCGGTGTCGACTATCCCACCCCGATCGTCGATCTGCTTGCATCCGCCGAACACCACGAGATGCTCTACCGTGCCGCCACCGAATAA
- the pdeM gene encoding ligase-associated DNA damage response endonuclease PdeM, with product MEHHGEDVRALRFVERRARLDELLGSIDHPHLEATELIDGESWEAWADIRTTSRQWNAEGLMLKRKDTAVDMLLVADTHLGKDATFRRHGIPVPVGSTKGTLSTIAGVLRQTCATRLCILGDLFHARSSLSTEIRHQVDAFFDEFAHLKFSLIWGNHDAQVGRLPAAWPITVHEPGWCIGSLALGLHPMAPPEGADLSVCGHLHPAIRYRVGRESTGKLSCFWYSGGCLVLPAIGEFTGTHLIRPRQNDSTWFIAGNEVYSL from the coding sequence ATGGAGCACCATGGCGAGGATGTTCGAGCGCTTCGTTTCGTCGAACGTCGGGCCCGCTTGGACGAGTTGCTGGGGTCGATCGACCATCCCCATCTCGAAGCGACGGAATTGATCGACGGTGAGAGCTGGGAGGCGTGGGCCGACATTCGAACGACCAGTCGCCAGTGGAATGCCGAAGGATTGATGTTAAAGAGAAAGGACACGGCCGTAGACATGCTGTTGGTCGCCGACACGCATTTGGGGAAAGACGCCACGTTTCGTCGTCACGGGATTCCGGTTCCGGTCGGCAGCACGAAAGGAACGCTGTCAACGATCGCGGGTGTGTTGCGGCAAACGTGTGCGACCCGATTGTGCATCCTCGGAGATCTCTTTCACGCGCGATCATCATTGTCCACCGAGATTCGTCATCAGGTTGATGCCTTTTTTGACGAATTCGCACACCTGAAGTTTTCATTGATCTGGGGAAACCATGACGCGCAGGTCGGTCGACTTCCGGCGGCTTGGCCGATCACGGTTCATGAGCCCGGTTGGTGCATCGGTTCGCTCGCGTTAGGCCTTCATCCGATGGCACCACCCGAGGGTGCCGACTTGTCTGTGTGCGGGCATTTGCATCCTGCGATACGCTATCGCGTTGGTCGCGAGTCCACGGGAAAACTGTCTTGTTTTTGGTATTCCGGCGGGTGCCTGGTCTTGCCCGCGATCGGAGAATTCACCGGGACGCATCTGATTCGCCCGCGACAAAATGACTCGACTTGGTTCATCGCGGGCAACGAGGTTTACTCGTTGTAG
- a CDS encoding cryptochrome/photolyase family protein, producing MTTLILAILPNQLFSNHPGLRQKPSQVLLLEDSLFFGDWRYPAKFHKQKLWLHRATMKRYEADLIDKGFRTRYVDYDRETPKLTDQIKQAIPAKERKGQTFAIAHPTDFIFEKRVREACDELEMELKFLSNPGFLNTPEQNSEYRSEKNRWFMADFYKWQRKRLDVLMDGDEPVGDQWSFDEDNRNKVPKRELSSIPAVPEPKRDRFDEEAVSYVQERFDDHPGTLDTLYYPTSGASARYWLKQFLDKRLTKFGDYEDAIVEGESWLWHSVLTPSLNIGLLTPDEVLRKTLNYAEDHDVPLNSLEGFVRQIIGWREFIRATYQDLGVKMRTTNHWRHHRPMPNCFYDATTGIDPIDETIRRVLQTGYCHHIERLMVLGGFMFLCEIDPDDIYRWFMELFIDSYDWVMVPNAYAMSQNADGGLITTKPYFSGSSYIRKMSHYKSAPWCDVWDGLYWRWIWNHHQELGKNPRWAMMCSMAKKMDADKREQHLENAERFLDGLE from the coding sequence GTGACAACGTTGATCCTGGCCATCCTTCCCAATCAACTGTTTTCCAATCATCCAGGACTGCGTCAGAAACCGTCGCAGGTGCTGTTGCTGGAGGACTCGTTGTTCTTTGGTGACTGGCGATACCCGGCAAAGTTTCACAAGCAAAAACTATGGCTGCATCGTGCGACGATGAAACGCTATGAAGCCGATTTGATCGACAAGGGTTTCCGCACTCGCTACGTCGACTACGACAGAGAGACCCCCAAGCTAACGGATCAAATTAAGCAAGCGATTCCGGCGAAAGAGCGCAAGGGCCAAACGTTTGCGATCGCCCATCCGACCGATTTCATCTTTGAAAAACGTGTGCGAGAGGCTTGTGACGAACTGGAGATGGAATTGAAGTTTCTTTCCAACCCCGGATTCCTGAACACGCCCGAGCAGAACAGCGAGTATCGGTCCGAGAAAAACCGTTGGTTCATGGCCGACTTTTACAAATGGCAACGAAAGCGTCTGGACGTGTTGATGGACGGTGACGAACCGGTCGGCGATCAGTGGAGTTTTGACGAGGACAATCGCAACAAGGTCCCCAAGCGAGAACTCTCCTCGATCCCGGCGGTTCCAGAACCCAAACGCGACCGGTTTGACGAAGAAGCAGTGAGCTACGTTCAAGAGCGATTCGACGATCATCCGGGCACGCTCGACACGCTGTATTACCCCACGTCCGGCGCCTCGGCGCGGTACTGGTTGAAACAATTCTTGGACAAGCGACTGACTAAGTTTGGCGACTATGAAGACGCCATCGTGGAGGGCGAGTCGTGGCTGTGGCACAGTGTGTTGACGCCGTCGCTGAACATCGGCTTGCTGACGCCGGACGAAGTGCTCCGAAAGACGTTGAACTACGCCGAAGACCATGACGTGCCGCTGAATTCATTGGAAGGATTTGTGCGACAAATCATCGGTTGGCGCGAGTTCATTCGCGCCACCTACCAAGACTTGGGCGTCAAGATGCGGACGACCAATCATTGGCGACACCATCGACCGATGCCGAACTGTTTCTACGACGCGACAACGGGCATCGACCCGATCGATGAAACCATCCGACGCGTCTTGCAAACCGGCTACTGTCACCATATCGAACGATTGATGGTGCTGGGCGGTTTTATGTTCCTGTGCGAAATCGACCCCGATGACATCTATCGCTGGTTCATGGAACTGTTCATCGACAGCTATGACTGGGTGATGGTCCCCAACGCCTATGCGATGAGTCAAAATGCAGACGGCGGGCTGATCACCACCAAACCCTACTTCTCGGGTTCGTCGTACATTCGCAAGATGAGCCATTACAAATCCGCGCCCTGGTGCGACGTCTGGGACGGACTGTACTGGCGATGGATTTGGAACCACCACCAGGAACTGGGCAAGAATCCCCGCTGGGCGATGATGTGCAGCATGGCGAAAAAGATGGACGCCGACAAACGCGAGCAACACCTGGAGAACGCGGAACGTTTTTTGGACGGCCTGGAGTAG
- a CDS encoding beta-lactamase hydrolase domain-containing protein: protein MQDKMKINDNVTVGAQPSEDELRQLDQQGYKSVINFRGEGEDDQPLSPDAEGAKVTAQGMNYLHVPVAMGSMENKLVDQFRDKYVSLPKPVFAHCKSGKRAGAMVMMHLAAEQGMSGEQTLQKAEQMGFECEQEELRQFVKNYVDNHSK from the coding sequence ATGCAAGACAAGATGAAAATCAACGACAACGTCACCGTCGGCGCCCAACCGAGCGAAGACGAACTCCGCCAACTCGATCAACAGGGTTACAAATCGGTGATCAACTTCCGCGGCGAAGGTGAAGACGATCAGCCCCTTTCACCAGACGCCGAAGGAGCGAAGGTGACAGCCCAAGGCATGAACTACCTGCACGTCCCCGTCGCGATGGGCTCGATGGAAAACAAGCTGGTCGATCAGTTTCGCGACAAGTACGTCTCGCTGCCCAAACCCGTGTTCGCCCACTGCAAGAGCGGCAAGCGGGCCGGGGCGATGGTGATGATGCACCTGGCCGCCGAACAGGGAATGAGCGGCGAACAGACACTTCAAAAGGCCGAGCAGATGGGATTCGAGTGTGAACAGGAAGAGCTTCGACAGTTCGTCAAAAACTATGTCGACAACCATTCCAAGTAG